ACATGCTGTATATTCAGGGTTCAGTTTGTATGGAGGAAGATTTTTGTGTCAGCAGATTCACAACCTGTGTTGATGTTTAATCTGAACATAGAAAACTTCttccacaaatacaaaaaaaggtctgtaaagtctaaaaaatattttccttttaaatttcaaaacagATCTTCAAATGCATAAACAAAttccacaaattaaaaagaagatATTGTGtgtagaaaatgcaaatatgtaaGCACAGAATTGagattcacaaaaaaaaaaaaaactggactcACAGATATTGTAAATGTTAagaagatatatatattttttgtgtttgtcggAGGCACATTAACACATCAACATTAACatcattgatgtgttttcacaCATGTAACATTATATAGACAAATCTTCTTCATAACTTTGACTGTGAGTTGAAGTGAATCAATAATTTACCTTAAATGGACACATCAATTATTTTCgtgttttaattcttttttttgtgttttaatcatAGGCGGGGGAAAAAACAGTATAGCACAGTATTGAAATATTTGGTgcgcaatattgtatcaatacacagacatcaaatattgatttattatcatATAGATTATTAATAGGGTAGCTTACTATAACAATTAAGTTGGTTGCTTCTTCGGTCCactatttacattttgctgcaatagaaatgataGAAGTGAGAAACTTTAtctttgaaaactttatttgaGTAGATGCTGACAACTTTtactttggggacataatttacagtttaaaGGGTTATAAATTGCAAGATTTCACAATACTTTAATTGCAATACTCAACGTATCACAACACATAGTTTGAaatttgcaataatattgtatcatgacaaTATTGTATCATGGTGATATCACCCCTAGTTTTAATGCCTCTGTGGTAACGATCTCTACGCGTTTCTGTTTGTCTTCAGATGAGCGTCAGGCTCAGGGACCAGGTGGAGCATCCAGGTTTGAAATTAAGGAGGAGCAGGGACCTGCTTCAGGTTCTGGTCAGCCCAGCAGGAAGGAACCTGGGTTGCGTAATGACAATAGAGTCGGGGACGGTGACCTTGGCTATGTTCAAGTTGGAGGGGAGGGAGGTTCCCAGCGTTCCTTCACTCAGCCGCTGCGCCACCAAAGACCTGTGCGAGAATGCACCGACGCCTTGCAGCAGCAGGGCGGACTTGACGGACAGAAACAGTTGGCGAGGACTTCAGGAGCCGGGAGAGTAGACAGTGTTTCCCCGGGCAGAGCGGAGGACTCGGCGGGACCTTCGGCCTCTGACACAGCAGGGGAGCCCTCTGGAGATCGGCCACACCACTGCTTGGAGTGCGGAAAGACCTTCCGTCTGATCTCCAGCCTGAAGAAACACATCCgcatccacacaggagagaagcccTACCCGTGTGGAGTCTGCGGACGACGCTTCCGCGAGTCAGGCGCGCTTAAAACCCACCTGCGCATACACACAGGCGAAAAGCCGTACTCTTGTTCTGAGTGTGGAAACTGCTTCCGCCACTTGGACGGTTTGCGCAAACACAGGCGCACGCACACTGGAGAGAAACCCTACGTGTGCGCCATCTGCGGAAAGCGCCTGAGCCGCCTGCAGCACCTCAAACACCACCAGCTCATCCACACCGGAGAGAGACCGTGCTGCTGCCCCTTCTGCAACCGCAGCTTCAAGGAGCCCGCGGCGCTGCGGAAACACATCCGCACCCACCGGGAGGAAGGCGGTCACATGGGGATTGGCGCCAGTGATGACACGGACCCAGATGCCATGGATGACATAAACAACCTCCATCCAGCAGCTCCGTCCCCGCAGATGAGGTTTGGGGAGTGGGGAGCTGAGGAGGACGACAGCTCGGTGGTGGACTGTGTGTAGGAGACGATTAAAGGAGTAACTGTCTGCTGGTATTCTTACCATGAAAAGCTACTCGAAGTGCAACACGTGGAATAAggtgtttgtgcagtttgtaaACATGACAGATAAGGTCATCTCTGCTCCATGCTGTTTTAGTGATGGAGGCTACATATAACCCTAGCCTTAGAGTTTCcagcattttcatgttttacattctaagatgtaaaaataacattttaaatatccacTGTACATTCTTCAACAGcgagtttttccttttttttttccggaCAGTCAtcaagcagcagcagtagcGTTCAGGTTGTTCTTGGCACAGGAAGTTGCTAGTTTGCTAACTTCCCGGCAATAATTTGGGAAATTGATGGCAGCAGTGGAAAAGAGTTGTTTCctctctttaaaaatataagtgCCTTGAACACTCACTCAACCGTCAACTgagtcactgctgctgctgctgctgttcaggACCGTTCTCTCCTGGATTTTAATCAGGACAAACGTTATGTTAAAACTCTggttatgattttttaaaaaagttttatactTGGACACACTTGGATTTGCTCCCGAATTATTATCATCACTTATTAAGCATGCTTTTGCCAACACACTGAGCTGctcagaaagacagaaatggaTCCACAGAGCTGGTTCATGCTTCATGAGTCCTCACCATGCGCATCATGTAGCTGGGCATTAATGCCTAAACCAAGTatcacagtgtttttcttttatatccattttcttttaatcctGTGCGTTTACACAATATTTATTAAGTCAAATGAATGGTTAGTTTTTGATGCACATgcacataatatagcatgagcatcttgattgacattttttcacctgACTTGCTTTGATTTGATCGGACAGTTGAAGTTTGGGTGGGGACGAgatgatatgcagcaaagaGCTGTAGGTCGAAATCTAATCTGGGCTGTACTAAACATTTAGCCACCCTGTTGTACAAGTGGCAGACACTCTACTAGGTGAGCTACAGGACGGCTCTTAATGAGTCCTTTAAGAGCAGGAATATAAAACTcgtaaataataattttaagtaaaatcccagaaaataaatgtctcaTCTTATGATATTTATGTTGTACTGACTCTCAGCTCAACCTCAGTATCAGGGCTGCACTATTAATTGGAGATATAATTGGTGTTGCGatatggccaagtgcaatatTTAAGTTGCGGgtgctgcagttttttgttaAAGGTCAGGGTTTGCCGTCAAACTCCAGCACACTGTCTAACTTGCAGAATCATGCATTTACTGCGACGCTTTGAGAAGGCAACCTTATTGGGCAAACTGTTGTGTGATGAAGAGAAGCCCTCTGAAGGGGAGTGGCTGAGTCTGCAATCAGCCACATTCCCCATGTGCAGTGAGAGGGCACAAATACCAAACATCAGTTTACTGCGTGATCTACAATAATAtagacagaggcagagacataaaggtaaaaagtaaaatataaaggtaaaaagataaaagtaaaatgtgtcacagcaTACCAGTATAAATGAAGCTTTATAGTGGTCTACAAATCATACTCCAGATGtaaggaaatgtgttttatttggtaCAGACCCCAGCAAGAATCACACAATCATTActtttagaggtttttttttttgtgaaaattacATGCAAAAATTACCACTCCCACTGAAATTGCAACATGAATTGCAATATCTGTCAATATAAtcgcacacatttttttttactgcttatCCTTTATGTAGTTATTGCAGCACTATTAGCCTGTATGAGTTTTTAATggtgtgtaaatgtgcagatACAAACTAAAGAATGTATCTCTGTGCTGAAGTCATCTGGTGTCTTCACCAAATGGATTAAGTTCAGAAATATTATACCTACAACAGTTTTTTCAAATAGTTTTCCAGTTGCATAAAGAAATCTTGTGCTTATGAGGGACCAAAGCATATTTGTGAATACTGTTGTAATATTACCTCTATTTCCAAATAGTAATGACTATAGAAATACCAGTGCATTCATCAAATTTATGAGCGTAGCGTGGCCATGCAGCCTGCCCCGATAATTCCATCTCTGAgataaaaagctaacattatttacacttgttgtgtgtgtttcttcatgAAGCGTGAACCAGTTTCAGTCTTCAGTCGACAGCGTCCCATTCTGAAGGCCTGCACTGCTCTGTCTTATCTCTCCCCGTCTTCTGCGCAGCCCTCGTCAGTTACACAATGTTTTCTGTCGAGCCGAAATTATCTGTGTCAAGAATATCGGAAGATATCCATACACGGATCGAGGGCACAGTCAGTTGGCATCAGCATGCGCCCAGATCGACAGCTTCATCACTGCTTCAGTGTTTCTCCGGTCTTGATTATCATCCCTCTCTGATGGATCATATCTTAgcattcctgttttttgttgttgttgtttttgctcgAGCTGCTGCTGTTAGTCTAGAAAGCTTTTCCTTTTCTGGACTTGTATTATTGTAACCAGCCAGTCACTAGCAATCACTAGCAGACAGATTTTGGTGCTTGCATGTGCATATCTGCTGCTTCGCTGACGCTGTACATAAGAATGTAGTTTTAGCCATTTTATCTGGATTAATGAGGGTTTTACATTtgtggaaaagtttttttttttctttttttttttttttaaacgtaacGTGCTTTGAAAACATCAGTATGCTAACATGCATTGTaattatatctatatatatatatatatatttaatcttaTTAAAACTCTTTTTGACGTTCATCCTGGTGTAATACTGCATCGAGGTTAACAGCAGAGCGTTAATCTTCTCAGCCTTTTGAACTATACTGTAGGTCTCTGGTGTCATTTATCATGTATACTGCTATAACGATCTCCATGTAACTATTCTGTGTACATTTACAAGTGTAAGTCATTTTGAAAAGgcactcaaaatgttaaatatctgtTACTGTATACCCAGAATTGCCAAGGTAGTCTTGACCCCAGATAatcatatttattgtttttgtataacATACAGACTGGGGCTTTGCATGTAACTGAAATGGCATTtcttcctaaaaaaaagtcagtgttaaATGTGAAATGAGTAACTTTTTTATGCATCGGTGTCCAACATAATTCCCCACACATCACATTCATCCCGTTACCTGCTGTAAATGTTACCATATTAAAGGGCCTTgtttctatttcttttctttctctggctTTTATTCCGTTTATGAAATTAAGAAGAGGCTtctattttacattaaaaccGCAGTAGAGCTATTAACTTGATTGACGATGCTGCCATCAGCTCGAAGCTGTCCTAATTTTAGATCATCCCTTCTGGTTATCACAGCGTTATTACTTCCGTTTCAGATTGTTTCATTGTATCATGACAGGGAAACCGCATTAACCCCGGAGGACAGTTTTCACACTGACTGAAATGATGCCAAAAAGTTTGTGTAGGTGCTGTCGACACGCCCAAACACAGGTCTCAAATAACACCTTACTCTTCTGCCGCTGCTGAGTAATGACAGCTGGGTTCATGCACACAAACTGCTGTTTGAGGTGGCCTTTGGCGTGATTACTGAAGCTTAGCTGGGTCGATGTTACTGAAAAAACGTGAATGTACACAGTGGCATTTCATCCATCGTAACTTTTGTGTCATGCTGTGGTGTTGCTGATGATAtaatcttattttcttttatatgtCGCTCTTCCTTCTTCTTCCAGATATTTAAAGGGAAGGTGGTACAGAAGTAGTGTACgttcattaaaatgtgtgtagACAAAAAAGGAACAGTTGAATAGAAAAAATACAGTGCACAGCATAAAAGTAAAAGGAAACAATAGTTAAAGTTGTTTGTGTCGTGCTTTTGTGATAATATTTCATAATCTGAAACAATGCTGGTTTGTATTGCTGGaatgtttttgtacatgttttggCGGAGCAGGAATCGCTGCAGAAATACCATCTTAATTACATGTTGATAATCAGATTGGAAAAACACATCggtgtttttcaaacttgtagCACTCGGACTCAGTGGGTGTTTGGACCTGCTC
This genomic window from Plectropomus leopardus isolate mb chromosome 13, YSFRI_Pleo_2.0, whole genome shotgun sequence contains:
- the si:ch1073-224n8.1 gene encoding zinc finger and SCAN domain-containing protein 10, whose protein sequence is MTSRRTGYAGSMDSSPSNSGNSSVHSGNRKQSIINIPERPGVESCYDRKVDKAAYGASQGSMTVTSLKSRLAPTIQTAMSAAVDTLLGEVVLVLNETQQELLHKEQENERLKVRLEVSERELKTLQECLCSAQKLIDQLQISYTGPQSINQSVFAPSLSSMASMTSGLDRDHQNNRNVNGAGVDLGLGGSVDESLHGFEPRDDYKMCQLSIQPDGSVTNHTLDSFASNTSHMCSDSSRPDERQAQGPGGASRFEIKEEQGPASGSGQPSRKEPGLRNDNRVGDGDLGYVQVGGEGGSQRSFTQPLRHQRPVRECTDALQQQGGLDGQKQLARTSGAGRVDSVSPGRAEDSAGPSASDTAGEPSGDRPHHCLECGKTFRLISSLKKHIRIHTGEKPYPCGVCGRRFRESGALKTHLRIHTGEKPYSCSECGNCFRHLDGLRKHRRTHTGEKPYVCAICGKRLSRLQHLKHHQLIHTGERPCCCPFCNRSFKEPAALRKHIRTHREEGGHMGIGASDDTDPDAMDDINNLHPAAPSPQMRFGEWGAEEDDSSVVDCV